One Globicephala melas chromosome 9, mGloMel1.2, whole genome shotgun sequence genomic window, TGAAGTAATTTTcaaatctgatttatttttcagctTCCATGTCCACATTCCTTTTCTCAATTTAATGGTGGCTACCTTTAAGTTTTTTGTAACAACAGCTGGGAAGGCACAACATATTCTGATCTTGGCTTTGGGGCATTTTATTCAGATGATGTGTTGCTAGGCCTTTAATGCTTAAATCCTATTTTAGTCACCTCTCTTGTTTGTATTAGTTAGCTTCTGCTAGATTGTGAAGTAGCAAAAAATAACCACCAAATCTTAGTGGCTTATAAGAAAGGTCTATTTTTCATTCACATTATATGCCATTTATAAGCTGACTGCCCTGTGTTCTCTTCATTCTAATCCTGGGCTGAATGAGTAGCCCTTAACTGTCAATTTGGTCTCATGACAGATGGAAAAGAACAATGGGGGAACTACACACTGGCTCAGAAGTGGCAGATAGCACTTCCCCTCACTTGATTTGccagagcaagtcacatggccaaatcTGATGTTAATgggccagaaaaaaaattatcttaggtGAGGGGAAGTGAATGATAGAGAAAGAATACTAGTCTACTAGTCTTCTAGTCTAGAAGCAGTAGTAGGCATCATCCACTCCAGGCTCACAAGCTTCTGGACCTGGTTCCCTTTTATTTCTGCTTGCAAATGTCCCAATTCTTCTAAACTCATCTCTTGGCAAGTAGAGCCAGCAACAGTCCACAAACATCCTGTTTTCCAAAAATCTTTTCTATAACAAACTCTTTAGGCAAATGGTCTTCTTTCCAAGTAACAGCAGGTGACACCTTATCAAATATTTTGCCATTACACGATTCATTTTTCCAGGCTCTAATACCAGTATCTTAGCTATTCACAGCCCAGTCTATGCTGCACACATTAGTTTTTTGTTGCTGCAACGTTCCATTTCCAGCTCACGTGGCCTCATACTGGCAGGTATTTTCATGTTCCAGAACATGATAATAATTAGCTTCATTATCAtaatcacctgaggagctttcTAAACTACATACGCAGAGACTCCAATATGCTCTTTGGTGGAAGGACTAAAggcctgttttgttttcttttcttttttaaagtttattggaTGTGGAATCATTTTCTCCAGAATGGACTAAAATTTATAGGAGAGAAAAAACAGGATGCCTGTGTATCATTTTTTGagtcaaaatgtgacacagattAGATGGTTCACTTCAGCTTCACCagtgcatttttgtttgtttcttgtagCAAGATCAGTTTAGAGACTTGGAAGCCAAATTATAATCAGAAGGTTGAGTGGAAAGCTTGGAATCTGTAAAAGGTGACAGTTGTCTTAAAAGTTGTTGTCGTCAGTAATGACAGCACCCATCTCCATCAAGGAGGTATATCTGCTAAGGGGTCCTGAACACTCCTCGGTCAAGACACCTCTTCTTGAGAGTGCTCAAAGAAACTGCTATTTTTTGATGAAGCAGCCTGGTATAATGGAAAATTCATGGCAAGTTATATACTGtaaatgggtaaattgtatggtatgaGAATCACACCCTAATAAAGCTGTCCCCCACCCTTTTTGACATTGCAaggattttttctttgtatgcaAAAAttttacaggtaagtaaagctGTGTTTGGGGAATCCATGGTCTCAGATTTTcaactacatggatggaccttaagggcattacgctaagtgaggtaagtgagacagagaaagacaaatactgtatgatatcacttaaatggaatctaaaaaacctgaacttgtaaaaacagaaagtagaatggcagctaccaggggatgggggggcGGTGGGGAAATTAGGGAGATGTAAAGGTACAAACTTAGCACTACTAGATCAACAAGTTCTGGAGATTTAATACACAAtatagtgattatagtcaacaatactttattataaacttcaaagttgctaaggaACTATCTCTTAATTGTTCTCAACACAAAAAAGTGATAATTATGTAACATGATaaaggtgttagctaacactactGTAGTAATCATAGCGTAATACATAAATGCATCAAACAACAAGTTGTACACCTCAAGCTTATACAACGTTGCAGGTCAATCAtgtatcaataaaacaaattaaaaaaagtaaatggccTCAGTCCATGAAGTCATTCTTTGGAAGAGTAGTTTCACAAACCAGTTTTccagaaagatgttaaaaagtttATCTAGAAGGTTTATGGTAAAATATAAGTTTCAactgattttcatttcttcctactAATTCTCAGCTGAAATATGTCAACCATACCAAGAAGAAAGAACAGCCAACCAAACTAGCCACTAGATtagtgctactcaaagtgtggtccatggaccaacAGCATCAACATCATCTGAAaccttattagaaatgcaaattctcagcctCCGCAACAGatcaactgaatcagaatctctggggatggagCTGAAGAAGAAGATGCCTATGTATActgaggtttgagaaccactgcactacACTAcccaagaacaaagaaaatattaaacaagaactatactcttttttttcttagtcgaATCAGTACAATTAAGACATTATCTTCATTTCACATACAGAGTCTAAAGCCTGTGAATAAAAtccttagaaaaaatatttattagaaaaatatgcCATTCTAATTTCACAGAACAATCTAGCAATTCTTCTAAGTTCATTGTAACAGAATCTTACTTGCAGATCCAATTTCAAAAAGAACCTACCCCATGacaaagtttattaaaatacaatttcCAGCAATTTTGAAGCAATTTTGTAGCTTACCTTGTACTGATCATTGGGACCCAGTTTGTTCCAGGGTTCTGGGTTATTCTTTTTGTCccaactaaaagaaataaaacattataacTGTTAGAGTAATAAAACACTATTTAAAACAGTCTTGTACTCAAGAAGCTAACATTTCAAATATATCAATCCCACCTCCTATCAGGTGAAGGACGGTGTTATTTTCATTATGGAGTTGAGAGGATTCATAATAAGCAATCTCACATAATCAATCAGAAAAAGGTACAACACAGAGCCTCTTGGGGCAGTTGTCCTTGTCCCTATCCCTGTCACAAAAAAAACTTTACACTTGGCTTTTACTagtgttttctatttcatcaatGAAGTGATATATAGAAAACTGCatagaaaaacaatgaaacaaactTTTCCATGCCTGTTCTTTTACAACTTCAGAAAGAAGCATTCCCTATTGTGGAACACAGGCAAAAAACACTTAAACATACAAGCAACCCTGACTGTTTtataaaaagttattattatCTCGATCCTCACGTTACAAAATAGGTATAAGCAGTTCTACTCAACCAATgagaaaatgagactcagagaaattTAGATAATTTCATGAACCAGGAAAAGTAAATGACAACAGTAGAACCGGGATCTGAACTTACCGTATGACAACAAATTTCAAGTTCTTTCTACTACTTGATGCTGCCTCCCTAAAAAGGCTGTGGCTCCTGAATCAGCTTGATAAACCATCAAAGTTCTAAACATTTTCAAGCACTTACCTGACATCTGGATTGAACAACGCCAGGCGCAAAACATACAGTGCTGCTCCAGTACCTCCCGCTCCAATAAATAGGAAGAGGGGGATCAACTGgaaccaaaaacaaaatagacaagaatCAAGAATCATCTTCAAATACCTAcatactgataaaaataaacagaaagactACAGTAGTTTCTACACATTGATTTCCAAGTCTCAagccacttttttatttttttaaaaactttaacagctttatggagatttaatttacatgccataaaattcattaatttcaaGTATGAAACCACCAATGATTTGTAGTAAATTTATaaagttgtacaaccatcgcacgatacaattttagaacattctcatcaccccaAGAATCTCTCATGGCCActgcagtcactccccatccccccacccagcctcaggcaaccactaatctgcatTCTATCTCTATAGTTTTACCTTCTCTTCAAACGTCTTTTTAATCTTgtcttaaaatttgaaaaactataGATCTCACATTGAGATAAGATTTCTTATAACTacattcaaaagaaagaaatgtaatttcCAAAGGATGTAAAGATAATTCTGGTTTAAATGTAGAAAAAGTTacattcaaattttatattttcccagAAAATATATCGCCTTCTTCACTTAATATTTATACATCACTCCCATTAAATTTCCCAACTCAAGGCTTGCAAAACAAGCTCTTGGCAAATGACTTAAGCTTGCTTCGATACAGACGTTacgaaaaataaaaattctgttaaATAAAGGGTCTGAATGAGCAAACAGAAACACACCTATTATAAATACCGGTTTTACGCATAATCTCTGAAAACGTACTGCTACCAACGCTTAATGCGTCGTTAGGCAACtgggtttaaaataaaaattaaatactgcgTAATTGATTTTTAGGGCCACAGCACGTTTATATGCAGGGAAAAATGTGAGATTCAAAAGAACTCAACTGCGATTAAACTCCACACTACAAAAATCCTCCCAAATATCAAGACGTCCAGACAAACTGAGCATTCCAAGATCAGGGACCTTCATATTTGCCTCAAAGCCTCATGGTGCAATGCAGTGAATACGAGACTCTAAACAGCACAACAAATAGGGTGCCTGACCTTTCCTGGTCTTTAACCCACACAGCGCACAACTATCCCTCTTGGTCCGACCAACCTGCAAGAGGACGCGCGCCCACCACACTGttccaacattttattttcctcgAGAGCGTCCCTCACCTTCCGTGTGCCAGGCCAAACCCCGCAATGCAAGGCCTGGAAGGTCAGAGCTCAAGGTCTTGGGGCAACCAGCAGAATATGACAAAGTGAGACAGGGTCCAGCCCCGAGGAACGGTAAAAGGCTGCGAAGGAGAAAGCTCAGGGGAGGCAGCCGCAACCCGACACAGGATGCACAAGTGAAAACACTGGGAAAGGGTTTAAGAACTTACGCTAGGATGCTTCTTGGTCTGACCGATGATCTGGCGGATCATGGCTGCGGCAGAAGCCTCGAGTCCGGACGGAGAGAACGACAAACTTGCAAAGCCCGGGACTGAACAGCCTTCGCGCCGAGGAAGGGCGGACGTCCAAAGTCAACCAGCACCTCCTACCTGAAGGACCCCTGCCTCGGAGGACGGCTTGCGACAGGAGGGCCCGGATAAAGCTGTCCTAAACAGTGCCTGCTTTGATCCAGCAGCTCTCGCGCCCGCCTAACCTGTCCAAACCAACAGCGTTCAACTGCAAAGTGAAACATTCTCATTCCTATGCTACTCATACTTCTGATGGGTAATTTTTTGCGTCAAAAGTAGAATCCTCCGATTGACTACACAGGCACTTGCTCGGTAGGCCCCGTGTTTAAAGAGGGGGCGGACAGGCGGACGCACGGGCCTCGTGCTCTGCGAGCCGGGTCCTTTTACTAGCCTCCAGGGAGCCGGGTAGGCGCGCCGAGACGCTGGGGACGCGCGTGCGGGTTGGGCGCCGGCCGCTGTAACCGCCGCTGAGGGAGCTGCGAGGCGCCTTTGGCTGCTGAGCGCCGGGCGTCTGGAGGGCAGGTCGAGTCTCTAGCCGCCGAGGTCAGCCACTGCGGTTTAAAAATACTGCAGCTGCTTCCTGTCCTTGACTGTCGTTTACGGGCAGAAATTAGAAACTAGTAAATGACTTAAAGATGGCAGTTGTCCTGTCACTGTGATCTGTAAACAGTTCCTGAGCCTCGCTTAAGTGTTCAACGCTGCAAAGACCTTTGCGACATTGCCACTATTCTCTCCCCGGGCCTGAAATTGAattctaaaaatatgtttttattggtCGTGTCGCTACACATAATCTTTTCCTGTACCCCAATACAATTGtcatttatctgtttgtttttgttttttaacccgAAAGTCTTCCCTGAGACGGGCTTTAGTGGACACTCTGAACCCCCTCCAACCCCATAGGTAACTTAAAGCATCAATCAAATGATCACACAAATAATTGGGCctggaaagaataggaaaagtcACCTCTGAAAAAGTAATGTTAGACCTGAAGGAGTAGACATTAACCGAGTGAAAGGAAGGATGTAGATATACAGAAGAGAGGTAATAGGAGTGACGGTCTGAAACTAAAGAGACTTTTTTGAGAAGCTGAAGGAGGTCTATACGTATGGTTGGAACTTGGAAAGCAAGGTGGGAATCAGATCTGCTGGACCAATGGTCATTTACACAGCATGGGTTTTATGCTGAGAGCATTAGGGAGTTAAGCAAAAGCAAGATGTTGTGGTTTTAAATGATTGCCTGGTCTATGAAGAATGAATTCGAGGAGATAAACATGAAAGGGGAGGGACTGGTTAAGGGGCCATTACAATAGTCCGTGTGAGATAATGGTAGCTTGGACTAGTATAGGGGATGTGAGGATGACGAAAAGATTCCAGAGATATTTAGGAGGTAGCACCAAGACTTGGTGATTGGTCAGACATAGGGGAGTGGGAAGATGGGGGAGTCCAGGATAGTTTCAGAGGTTCAGTTCTGGCTGTGTGGATTTTGATGCCTATTATTGAGATAAGAAACAATAGAGAATGATGGATATGTATTTATGTAAAACCCAAGTGGACTTCTGTAGGGCAGAAGAGACATATAAACTAGAAGAATACATTTAggactctatttatttatttaagcccACCACGCgtcttgtgagatcttagttcgccaaccagggattgaacccgggccctcagcagtgagagtgtggagtcctaaccactggaccaccagggaattccctaggacTCATTTTATTAATAGGAAATGAAGTCATGTGACTGAATGAGATTGTTTAGGGAGAGAAGGTTGAGTGACAAGAGAGACAAAGGACGTGGAGCTGGGGAATGCCAATATGCAATGCTTAGGAGAGGGAGATATGGCTAGCgaggtaggaaaaaaataataagtggtGATTATTAAGATGACATGTCATGAAGCTTTTGAAGACTGgtgtctttttcattcattcagtaaatctttattaagtacctactctGCATCTGGCACTGTTCTAACTAGGGAGATAGCAGTGAACGAAAAAATTGTTCCTCCCGAATGGAGTTTACATGCTGGTTAGGAAGacaaaccataaacaaacaaTTCAGATAATTTTAGAGAGTAACAAACcaataaaatacaataatgaGAGAGAAGGACATGGGGGAGTGGAGGAAAGAAGTTTACTTTAGTGAGAGTAGACATGGAAGTTTCCTCTGACAAGGTAATATTTGAGCTGAAACCTAAATGAAAAGAAGGAGGTAAACTGCTGAAGATCTGAGGGAGGAATATTCCAACTGTCAAGAAAAATggttttgagattttaaaaaataataaataaaatgctcaagggaggccagtgtggctgaccCATAACAAAATGAGATCAGAGAGGTTATAAAGGTCTCTCTGACATTGACCTTATAAACTATGGTAAGGAGTATGgttatgttaaaagaaaatatcagcacaaaaatcataaaagataCTTAGAAGTGAACACAGAAGCCTGATAGCAATAAGTATAGGTAGGCTTTCATTAAAGAAATTAGAAGCAGAAGACCTTTCcttgcaatattttatttttaatgataacaCTTGGTAATAAAATAAGTAGGCATACAAGAATGCCACTGTTTAAGGGGCCATTGTTAATAAGAAAGTAAAATCCAGTGGCTTTCTGTTAATAAGAAAGTAAAATCCTGTGGCTTACTCTTTTGTCATTGACCTAGTTTCTAGAAGTAACAATAATATAGGTAGTCAAGTGATGCCTTTGGAATTGTTAACAAAGCAGGGTTAGAGAATATAAATTtcgttaaaaaaattttttttttggccatgtggcttgggggatcttagttccctgaccagtgattgaacccggccctctggcagtggaagcatggtgtcctaaccactggaccgccagggaattccctaagttGCATTAAAGATTAACCAAAATGTCCAAttgtaaaagtttaaattttgcACATTAAAGTTAGGGGAGTCTGTGAGCAATATTTTAAGCAGAGATTGGAAGATTAGAAGTGACAGTCTGGAAAAAGAAGCCATAGTAGAATATACATATTGTAAAAACAAACTTTAGCTTTAGAAGTAGGATTGGTATGTGTGGTAGATTATATTGTGTACAAATACCTGCTGCCTCTCCCTGGAAGGGGATATCACTTACTTGCCTCATTAATGTCAGGCTTGATAAGATGACTTGCTTTATTCGCAAATGAGATGTGAAAAGTAGCCTGTGTCATGCACAGGCAGAAGCTTTAAGAGTCAACAAATGCCAtgttctgtcttttctctctgctaCAAGATCAGCAGTGTTGTAGATAGAGCCTTCTGTGTCAGGCTGAAAACTACTTGAAGCAGATATGTTGCTGACCTACGGTGGACATGtactgagaatgaaaaacaaacctTTATTGTTGCAAGTCACCAGATTTGAGAGtagtttgttactgcagcatagccTAGCCTACTGTGACTAATACAGAATTTGGCACTGAAAGTGTGGTGGTGTATTATCATgataaaaatcctaaaatatatGACATTGGATTCAGGACCCAACAACGTGTGATGAGGTAACTATTACCACAGGCTAGAAGGATGGCAATCTTTATTATGCAGTGCTGGAACATTTTGTGAAATAATTCTCAATTAATTAGAAGGCAGTTAACATCCCTGATGAACTCAGAGCTCTCAGTGAAATGGCAGGCAAAGGGTATGTTAGGAACATGTATCAGTTACTATTCTCAACAGTTGACAAAGTAGTGCAATAGAAAGAAGGACTCAGAAAATAAGTGATCCGTTTGCAAGTTATAATGATAGAGAATGGAGCATCTAGAaagttagagagaaaaaaaaaagggagatttGCTTCCATGTAGATGATATAGCCTGAACaaggcagaagaaataaaagttcatAGTGTAAGTGCATCATGTGTAGAAGGAATTGAGATGAGTTCAATGTGAGGGAGCTTACGTTGCATAAGGAGGAGTTatagaaaatgaaatggaaaaggttAACCCAGATTTTTGAGAAGTTTATTTGGAACTTTATCTTTTAGGCGGTGAAGATTCATAAGTTTTATATCTAAATACAGGTAAAACGACTACAGGGCATACTGTCTTAATCAATGAATTGGAGCTGTTTTTTTACCATTCCACTCTGAAGACATGTGCCCTCTAGATTTCTTATTCCTTTGTTTGATTTAATTTTGTgaacaatttaaaaatccaaaatatcaGTTGTTCAAATTAAACGCAAGTTGTTCAgtgaataaatctaaaaaatctAGGCAGTATATCAATAGCACCCCCCAAAAATTATTTCTCTTGCATGGTTTCTCTGAAGATTCAAGCCCAGAAAATTCTGGAAGGTATAGTAATTATATGTTATTAATGTGTGACAGGAAAGAAATAGCTTTATtcttagagaagaaaaatttgataAGTGAGCCATGGAGTGTGACTATATTAATGC contains:
- the NDUFA4 gene encoding cytochrome c oxidase subunit NDUFA4, giving the protein MIRQIIGQTKKHPSLIPLFLFIGAGGTGAALYVLRLALFNPDVSWDKKNNPEPWNKLGPNDQYKFYSVNVDYSKLKKEGPDF